A section of the Rossellomorea marisflavi genome encodes:
- a CDS encoding NADH:flavin oxidoreductase, translating to MSQSVNPLFQPFQYGTLSLPNRTVMAPMTRGFSPGGVPGQPVVDYYRRRAENEVGLIVTEGTGINHPASVSGDSIPLFHGEKALEGWAEVVEAVHEAGGKIVPQLWHVGMTRKKGELPNAEALPVGPSGLTLTGEQVTEPPTTEEVEQLVAAYAQAAADAKRIGFDGIELHGAHGYLIDQFFWEKTNKRTDRYGGDLVGRTQFAIEVIEACRREVGPDFPIIFRFSQWKMTDYGAKLAKTPEELEQFLHPLVKAGVDIFHCSTRRFWEPEFEGSPLNLAGWTKKLTGKPVISVGSVGLNGEFTSFSEAEATDIHELTERLGDDEFDLIAIGRAVLQDPEWVKKIKEGRNDEIHPFSKESLQTLY from the coding sequence ATGAGTCAATCTGTGAATCCGTTATTTCAACCTTTTCAATATGGAACCCTATCCCTGCCGAACCGTACGGTGATGGCACCGATGACGCGCGGGTTTTCACCTGGGGGCGTACCGGGTCAGCCCGTCGTTGATTATTATCGCCGACGCGCAGAAAATGAAGTAGGGCTGATTGTCACGGAGGGCACCGGCATCAACCATCCGGCATCCGTATCAGGTGACAGCATCCCCTTATTCCACGGGGAAAAGGCCCTTGAAGGCTGGGCAGAAGTGGTCGAGGCCGTCCACGAAGCAGGAGGGAAGATCGTTCCCCAGCTCTGGCATGTGGGGATGACCCGCAAGAAAGGCGAGCTTCCGAATGCCGAAGCATTGCCCGTCGGACCGTCAGGCTTGACCCTTACGGGGGAACAGGTGACTGAGCCGCCGACGACGGAAGAAGTGGAGCAGCTCGTCGCAGCCTATGCCCAGGCCGCTGCCGATGCAAAACGAATCGGATTCGACGGCATCGAGCTTCACGGTGCCCACGGATATCTCATTGATCAATTCTTTTGGGAGAAAACGAATAAGCGGACCGACCGATATGGTGGCGATCTTGTAGGGCGCACGCAATTTGCCATCGAAGTCATCGAGGCATGCAGGCGCGAAGTAGGACCTGACTTCCCGATCATCTTCCGTTTCTCGCAATGGAAGATGACCGACTATGGTGCGAAGCTCGCTAAGACACCGGAGGAGCTTGAGCAGTTCCTGCACCCGCTCGTGAAAGCAGGGGTGGATATTTTCCATTGCTCGACGCGCCGTTTCTGGGAACCTGAATTTGAGGGATCACCCCTGAATCTCGCGGGCTGGACGAAGAAGCTCACCGGAAAACCCGTCATCTCCGTCGGATCCGTCGGCCTGAACGGTGAATTCACCAGCTTCTCAGAAGCCGAAGCCACCGATATCCATGAGCTGACCGAACGCCTCGGAGACGACGAATTCGACCTCATCGCCATCGGTCGCGCCGTCCTTCAAGACCCTGAATGGGTCAAGAAAATCAAAGAAGGACGTAACGACGAAATCCACCCGTTCAGCAAAGAATCGCTGCAAACACTATATTGA
- a CDS encoding GTPase — protein sequence MNVFSFHDKEFEQAYDQEVNEINAQLEKEIVFAMIGDVNAGKSSTINMLMGDEVAKVGAQPGETSLIEKYAYTDKIIFADTPGLDDINQQNSAETMKFYKEADVILFFLNAAGTVFSEGERKTFEEVRKINRNIIFVLNKIDAAEDIPGLVKYIQDHTNYRYKVTPISSKTGENMEMLRGAILDILKEKKKDILFAKHLKEKSSTANKWIIAAAGSSTAIGASPIPGSDMVPLTAIQVGMMVKLATLYDKPLTKNKAKELTIATLTGNVGKTLFRQIVKLVPGAGMAAGASIAGGMTLALGYAIKYAYENDIDLDPKSLSKLYEMFSKKKDV from the coding sequence ATGAACGTGTTTTCTTTTCATGATAAAGAATTCGAACAGGCCTACGACCAAGAAGTGAATGAAATCAACGCTCAGCTCGAGAAGGAGATCGTCTTCGCCATGATCGGGGATGTGAACGCTGGTAAATCATCAACGATCAATATGCTCATGGGCGATGAAGTCGCGAAGGTCGGCGCTCAGCCCGGGGAGACCTCCCTCATCGAGAAGTACGCCTATACCGATAAGATCATTTTTGCCGATACACCCGGACTTGATGACATCAATCAGCAGAATTCCGCCGAAACGATGAAGTTCTATAAGGAAGCCGATGTGATCCTCTTCTTCCTCAATGCGGCTGGAACCGTGTTCTCTGAAGGAGAGCGGAAGACATTCGAAGAGGTCCGCAAGATCAACCGGAACATCATCTTCGTGTTGAACAAGATCGATGCGGCAGAAGATATTCCAGGTCTGGTGAAGTACATCCAGGATCATACGAATTACCGCTACAAAGTGACCCCGATCTCTTCCAAGACAGGCGAGAATATGGAGATGCTTCGTGGTGCGATCCTAGATATCCTCAAGGAGAAAAAAAAAGATATCCTTTTCGCTAAACACCTGAAGGAAAAATCATCGACGGCGAATAAATGGATCATCGCAGCAGCGGGATCCTCCACGGCCATCGGTGCTTCTCCGATCCCGGGCTCCGACATGGTGCCCCTCACCGCCATCCAGGTCGGCATGATGGTCAAGCTCGCCACCCTTTACGACAAGCCCCTGACAAAGAACAAGGCGAAGGAGCTCACCATCGCCACCCTCACCGGCAACGTCGGGAAAACCCTGTTCAGGCAGATCGTCAAACTCGTCCCGGGAGCAGGAATGGCTGCAGGAGCCAGCATCGCAGGCGGAATGACCCTCGCCCTCGGCTACGCCATCAAATATGCGTACGAAAACGATATCGATCTGGATCCCAAAAGTTTGAGCAAATTGTATGAGATGTTTTCGAAGAAGAAAGACGTGTAA
- a CDS encoding GNAT family N-acetyltransferase, with amino-acid sequence MKIIPYQPGFGPETVKMWRESKEAAIGQKEIHSFEDHLYFLNEILPATHDVEIAISNESVIGIIAYNRTEISQLYIHNDHHGKGVGTALLTRAKEASSGIVTLYTFEVNEGARRFYEKHGFRIIGRGHENEEQLPDLLYEWRR; translated from the coding sequence ATGAAAATCATCCCTTATCAACCTGGATTCGGTCCGGAAACCGTGAAGATGTGGAGGGAGAGCAAGGAAGCAGCCATCGGCCAAAAGGAAATCCATTCCTTCGAGGACCATCTCTATTTCCTGAATGAAATCCTGCCCGCAACCCATGATGTAGAAATCGCCATTTCAAACGAATCGGTGATCGGGATCATCGCCTACAACAGGACTGAGATCAGTCAGCTTTATATCCATAATGACCATCACGGGAAGGGCGTCGGGACGGCACTTCTGACACGTGCCAAGGAAGCCTCATCCGGCATCGTGACCCTTTATACCTTCGAAGTGAATGAGGGAGCCAGGCGATTTTATGAAAAGCACGGCTTCCGCATCATCGGCCGGGGACATGAGAATGAGGAGCAGCTGCCTGACCTTCTTTACGAATGGCGACGCTGA
- a CDS encoding response regulator transcription factor, with translation MHILLAEDDETLGELIVHLLKKKGVERIDWVVSGEEAHDYALASYYDVIIMDWMMPGGDGVEICRRLRSGGYGGAILMLTARDGVEDCVEGFEAGADDYLVKPFEIAELHARLKALSRRNLAPLQSETIGIRGFTLNRTSHSLMRDGEEIYLTPREFQLLDILVRNQNQALSRDLLLDRIWGIDADVSHKTVDATVKLLRKKIGEGLIETVRGVGYRIET, from the coding sequence ATGCATATTTTACTGGCAGAAGACGATGAAACACTCGGTGAGCTGATTGTCCATTTATTGAAGAAAAAAGGGGTGGAGCGCATTGATTGGGTGGTCAGCGGGGAAGAGGCCCATGACTATGCCCTAGCGTCCTATTATGATGTGATCATCATGGACTGGATGATGCCTGGCGGGGACGGAGTCGAAATCTGCCGGCGCCTCAGGTCCGGTGGTTATGGAGGTGCGATCCTCATGCTCACGGCCCGTGACGGCGTGGAGGATTGTGTGGAAGGATTCGAGGCGGGGGCCGATGATTATCTGGTGAAACCCTTTGAGATTGCAGAGCTTCATGCCAGGCTCAAAGCCCTGTCCAGACGGAATCTTGCCCCTTTGCAATCAGAAACCATCGGCATCAGGGGATTCACATTGAACCGGACGAGCCACAGCCTTATGCGGGACGGGGAGGAAATCTACCTTACCCCCCGGGAATTCCAGCTCCTCGACATACTGGTCCGCAATCAGAATCAGGCGCTCTCGCGGGACCTGCTCCTCGACCGGATATGGGGGATCGATGCCGACGTTTCACACAAGACCGTGGATGCCACTGTCAAATTACTAAGGAAGAAAATCGGCGAAGGCCTGATTGAAACCGTCAGGGGAGTGGGGTACCGGATTGAAACGTAA